The Podospora pseudocomata strain CBS 415.72m chromosome 3, whole genome shotgun sequence genome window below encodes:
- a CDS encoding hypothetical protein (COG:U; EggNog:ENOG503NX9N) — translation MASRHLHQHYQRRASKARSQNPGVLKPGHHSVTRAFDSESAPPTCFSSEDHPPEAIRDHTKHYFGCINIADRASYFLDPDNSPIWQHEFLLEKEYLKSLPENEKRSDDEITRAAKKRRDKTIESTAVAIEAQYRRTDILRQAVKGTVPSSPPVAGSSGPCLQESTNITRTDHFVTCVEESGKNWRRSTSYLAGLEKVQAWKRNRPIAENPPSTAARLPNVDPESRPEPGREEVGKIVERIRKSTPATDSKSAEYDLERDVNAYLIQYTRKKAEDWTSTALNAVPTTDPRSRTLTSSPTRETFHNGTTSPAPTFSPTQSSHVQYLEPYEEELQDPRFKGRFPDQRLAMNIVLGADGDSESSPAPGPSILGRDVIKIDDPTRIRYFHLPSNNMHWVEVQSAFPFIDE, via the exons ATGGCATCTCGACATCTACACCAGCATTACCAGCGTCGGGCCTCCAAGGCAAGGAGCCAGAATCCCGGTGTCCTAAAGCCGGGGCATCACTCGGTCACACGCGCTTTTGACTCCGAATCCGCACCCCCGACATGCTTTTCTTCCGAGGACCACCCTCCTGAGGCTATCAGAGATCACACCAAGCATTATTTTGGATGCATCAACATCGCAGACCGTGCCAGTTACTTTCTTGACCCCGACAACAGCCCTATCTGGCAGCATGAGTTCCTCCTTGAGAAGGAGTATCTGAAATCGCTCCCCGAAAATGAAAAGCGTTCAGACGATGAGATTACACGAGCCGCAAAAAAGCGTAGAGATAAGACGATCGAGAGCACCGCTGTCGCAATTGAAGCTCAGTACAGAAGAACCGACATCCTTCGACAGGCTGTCAAGGGAACAGTACCAAGCTCGCCCCCTGTAGCAGGCTCCAGCGGACCCTGCTTGCAGGAATCAACGAACATCACAAGAACCGACCACTTTGTGACTTGTGTTGAAGAAAGTGGGAAGAATTGGAGGAGATCAACGTCATATCTGGCCGGCTTGGAGAAGGTTCAAGCATGGAAGCGCAATAGACCAATCGCCGAGAATCCACCCAGTACAGCAGCACGGCTCCCTAATGTTGACCCCGAATCAAGACCAGAGCCCGGACGGGAAGAGGTCGGAAAGATAGTGGAACGCATTCGCAAAAGCACACCGGCAACCGATTCCAAATCAGCAGAGTACGATCTCGAGCGAGATGTAAACGCATACCTCATTCAGTACACACGCAAGAAAGCCGAGGACTGGACATCTACAGCACTAAACGCAGTACCCACCACGGATCCTCGCTCAAGGACACTAACGTCGTCACCAACACGGGAGACCTTTCACAACGGCACAACTAGCCCAGCACCGACTTTTTCACCAACACAGAGCTCGCATGTTCAGTATCTCGAACCTTACGAGGAGGAACTTCAAGATCCAAGATTCAAGGGTAGATTTCCGGACCAGCGTCTAGCTATGAACATTGTTCTTGGTGCAGACGGAGATTCGGAGTCATCTCCCGCACCGGGGCCTAGTATTCTTGGTAGGGATGTTATCAAGATCGACGACCCCACAAGAATACGATATTTCCATCTGCCGTCCAACAACATGCAC TGGGTCGAGGTACAGTCTGCTTTCCCTTTTATTGATGAATGA
- a CDS encoding hypothetical protein (COG:U; EggNog:ENOG503NX9N) — protein MLLRPQFWRGQQHGARSGVVHARHMRPLCERISSEVTEIEDNPKNIVLFMPYLHWDTDRMRNKMAKMIDIESEQQRKRNENIAYEKRKTRIEQRKDLEPGAKRILHTDNRDQNDEKTTQSGDQKRSTAPSQGVNDLADLMDRLVSVGRSKQRIEIDDNGRLKINNPLGQYLIDAARLYEAISTYRDQRMLEKYLYHDPPLHPRRTLDQSYYWTLKTTKVRDRDQVVYRGTNMNLDFCHRLEPQPTTTESGPWSRLKGVFHQSSDNDNVDVTLKWTDHWDKTDKHGCEHCRSDIRKISQLVMVDQLWMWVLDEKTIITSFPKRYGFNKQDLSGVHKSIRQRLKFARKNQVRSVYDLALIILDECCNTFFDRTKTEDSQPQVMDIFSEAIGNVASKIYRSRSKYIDSSDLHVPLLDIHPEGKLQREVKDIIDELDIMIHVHKKQREVIKRFCKHVEHILDPDGRWKEGAVQHDRGMSRRAHSTTENMEKYIKMEEKRDQLLWFRMQSQELLAEVDDRLDELEGLKKGAESTAQSASVVQAWESVKQAEEAVRQGRAIMMFTVITIIFLPLSFIASIFGMNNYEFGGSDNPWSVWEQLKFILPISFGVIFLSVVIAFSNLLRAFIWSLFKLFTTSVLIYSGLYRFWLTFSDEWCSTSMMQKTEKMVQDMKEEVRRAKKLRRNQRSQKKKQKEDGKGKKGRDGKDSQNEDRDQGKPTRHANGNGIQTVHFFTEMGQEQRRNTTGRRSWDKRRRDKSPRLRVSTWPRDTPPNAFGSTSAHPRVSHHEERDNRSAQDMNGSQLNGDDGSGSPAGLTVRGSDNNV, from the exons ATGCTTCTGAGACCTCAGTTTTGGCGTGGTCAGCAACATGGAGCTCGGAGTGGTGTTGTGCATGCGAGACATATGAGACCTCTCTGTGAGAGAATATCGTCTG AGGTTACCGAAATTGAAGATAATCCAAAGAATATAGTCCTCTTC ATGCCCTATCTACACTGGGATACCGACAGAATGAGAAACAAGATGGCGAAGATGATTGATATCGAGTCGGAGCAGCAGCGCAAAAGAAACGAAAACATCGCCTACGAGAAACGCAAGACACGCATAGAACAGAGGAAGGACTTGGAGCCGGGTGCGAAGCGCATATTACACACAGATAACAGGGATCAAAACGATGAAAAGACGACTCAGAGCGGTGACCAGAAGCGCTCGACGGCCCCGTCACAAGGTGTGAACGATCTGGCTGATTTGATGGACAGACTTGTTTCTGTCGGTAGAAGCAAACAGCGGATTGAAATAGATGACAATGGCAGgctcaagatcaacaatCCTCTCGGACAGTACCTGATTGACGCGGCAAGACTCTACGAAGCCATATCTACTTATCGAGACCAACGAATGCTGGAGAAGTATCTGTACCATGATCCacctcttcacccccgccGAACGCTTGATCAGTCCTATTACTGGACCTTGAAGACCACCAAGGTCCGAGACAGGGACCAGGTTGTCTATCGGGGAACAAATATGAATCTGGATTTTTGTCACCGACTCGAGCCACAGCCAACTACAACAGAGTCCGGTCCATGGAGCCGGCTCAAGGGAGTATTCCATCAAAGCTCGGATAACGACAATGTCGACGTCACACTGAAGTGGACTGACCACTGGGACAAGACGGATAAACATGGCTGCGAGCACTGCCGGAGTGACATTCGCAAAATCTCTCAGCTCGTGATGGTCGATCAGCTCTGGATGTGGGTTTTGGACGAGAAGACAATTATCACCTCATTTCCCAAGCGCTACGGGTTCAACAAGCAGGATCTTTCGGGGGTGCACAAGTCTATTCGTCAAAGGCTGAAGTTTGCCCGCAAGAATCAGGTCAGGTCGGTGTATGACTTGGCTCTGATCATCCTCGACGAATGTTGCAACACCTTCTTTGATCGAACCAAGACTGAG GACAGCCAACCACAGGTGATGGACATCTTTTCAGAAGCTATTGGTAATGTG GCATCCAAAATCTACCGCTCGAGATCCAAGTACATCGACTCATCTGACCTGCACGTGCCCCTCTTGGACATTCATCCAGAAGGGAAGCTGCAAAGAGAGGTCAAGGACATCATTGATGAGCTCGACATCATGATTCATGTTCACAAGAAGCAGAGAGAGGTGATCAAACGGTTTTGCAAGCATGTAGAGCACATTCTCGATCCCGACGGCCGGTGGAAAGAAGGCGCTGTCCAACATGACCGAGGGATGTCAAGAAGGGCACACAGTACTACTGAGAACATGGAAAAGTATATCAAAatggaggagaagcgcgACCAGCTTCTGTGGTTTCGAATGCAGTCTCAAGAACTTCTTGCCGAAGTGGACGATCGActtgatgagcttgaggGGCTGAAGAAGGGGGCTGAGAGTACGGCCCAAAGT GCAAGTGTCGTTCAGGCATGGGAATCGGTCAAGCAAGCCGAAGAGGCAGTTCGCCAGGGGCGGGCTATCATGATGTTTACTGTCATCACTATTATCTTT CTCCCCTTGTCATTTATTGCCTCGATATTTGGCATGAACAATTACGAATTTGGCGGCAGCGATAATCCATGGAGTGTATGGGAGCAACTAAAGTTCATTT TGCCCATTTCCTTTGGCGTCATTTTCCTTTCCGTAGTCATTGCCTTTTCCAACCTCCTTCGCGCCTTCATATGGTCTCTGTTCAAACTGTTCACCACCTCGGTGCTTATATACTCCGGTCTCTATCGATTCTGGCTCACCTTTAGTGACGAGTGGTGCTCGACTTCGATGATGCAGAAAACGGAGAAAATGGTGCAGGACATGAAGGAAGAAgtgaggagggcgaagaAGCTGCGTCGGAACCAACGAAgtcaaaagaagaagcagaaagaggatgggaagggaaagaaaggcAGGGACGGAAAGGACTCCCAAAATGAGGACAGAGATCAGGGGAAACCTACCAGGCATGCCAATGGGAATGGAATCCAGACTGTTCACTTCTTCACAGAAATGGGACAGGAGCAGCGACGCAATACCACGGGTCGACGGTCCTGGGATAAACGGCGACGGGATAAGTCCCCGCGTCTTCGAGTGAGCACATGGCCTCGAGACACGCCACCCAACGCTTTTGGATCGACTAGCGCCCATCCAAGAGTCTCACATCATGAAGAGAGAGATAACAGATCTGCGCAAGACATGAACGGAAGCCAGCTGAACGGGGACGATGGAAGTGGAAGCCCTGCAGGGCTTACAGTTCGGGGATCTGATAATAATGTTTAG
- a CDS encoding hypothetical protein (EggNog:ENOG503NXD2; COG:L; COG:O) translates to MTVIFSPKVLHTTLSILFIPPLIVESPMASTDNSVRANRLRTLFRETVAGTRPIRTPQSAQLFLEAVRGQENPSACIETIVGSTAGVDSVRDSVRADLSLRFMIASTLPFLQYLSHPGIKVLADGQLLRHVLLAIAQPPTVWNALVKFFKNHEIPDASLCGFAWLALELALLPPTTNVNVIDDVRAISESKGLLKSESHVTREYGYLIQKVLRIRGSPEEGVVGNAGPGGRHDNDLADFRRISIYPTTDEFLSTQLPFYQTAVDVRETDLEKRPSVHLDNQFRLLREDMLAELREDLQVAMGSKKGGNNRRSFMLGRLDPVGIDVGNLQPRGRAKPCALLVRCFEGLHFLEKMKPEERKKYLKDETNLLRHQAFGVLCRDKEIFGFAFVDRDVDNLAKSPPIVSLQFTDENGLRNAILALTLPRREFVQFILVGTPVFAYEPVLLGLQRSADMPLMDLLVNPALIATSGFSIPPKLRPLVAQLVEDSRHLAGEGTVDLDTPTGTISIDKSQLVALMTSLTKPVSLVQGPPGTGKSFIGAQIARCLHKAGLRILVLSYTNHALDQFMEDLLDVGIPDTAMVRIGSKAKCTDRTSALLLSAQQGSYRRSRDGWAIVDDLRQKAAKLATELQKMLQSYLHSPFRWQEISEYLEFSDPDAHFLQALQVPEGENGWRRTGQKGKEIEEDYLFKLWMAGQGPGIFKNNIPNISRGVWKMPHPIRLSHIERWTKAMAEERLHTLQEVARQYGDLQRDLEIQFSQSDNQIVRQKSIIGCTTTGAAKHIRLIRAAEPDVILVEEAGEILESHILTALSPTVKQLVLIGDHKQLRPKINNYALSVERGDGFDLNRSLFERLILQGAKHATLQKQHRMIPEISCFARELTYPELLDGPKTSGRERIRGLQNRVVFLSHTKPEDIDRAVKDRRDPGAKESKKNQFEAEMVLRCVKYFGQQGYSSNQIVVLTPYLGQLRVLRDVFSKNKHDLEISEMDKAELIRAGLISEAAAKVDKKPVRISTIDNYQGEESDIVIASLTRSNSAGDVGFMSAPERLNVLITRARNCLVLIGNMDTFKQSKKGRAAWAPFFELLNKNGNLYDGLPVQCEKHPSTLALLKEPVDFDKYCPDGGCTELCDTLLKCGVHKCRSRCHRVDDHSRTECNQLISRVCARQHKVKVRCGRQNEGCANCIKEDKEMKRKAKRDLKLEEERRAREEEYARTLKEIQDEIEHQRRVNKYHAEERNRSETIEQQKADLEALKEAEIKLRQQNKQRAEAQARSKDTATSKSTKKTSAKSSEEWTSESKAEWEFLKQSEPGTYSKALDELMAMIGLEDVKQEFLNIKSKVDTALRQDVSLAKERFSCSMLGNPGTGKTTVARLYAEFLTELCVIPGNCFEDKTGAGLANIGVSGCTKLIDGILNAGGGVLFIDEAYQLTSGNNPGGAAVLDYLLAEVENQRGKIVFVLAGYSKQMESFFAHNPGLPSRFPVDMTFADYTDDELLRILELKINHKYNGAMDCADGLRGLYCRIVSRRIGRGRGKEGFGNARAVENVLDIISRRQANRLRRERKKGAKPNDLFFIKEDLIGPEPAEALTNCAAWKELQGLIGLQSVKDAVRSLVDSIQQNYVRELEEKPPIEYSLNKVFMGNPGTGKTTVAKLYGAILVKLGLLSKGEVVVKNPSDFVGGALGQSEQQTKGILAATVGKVLVIDEAYGLYGGGGSQGSISDPYKTAVIDTIVAEVQSVPGDDRCVLLLGYKDQMETMFQNVNPGLSRRFPIASGFNFEDFSDEDVRKIFDLKLKKAAYQATPQAVAVAMEMIKRARNRPNFGNAGEIDILLDAAKARHQRRLSKGQAKSDSLFEAVDFDENFDRADKSTASVRQLFEGTVGCEETVKLLEGYQETVRTLKSLDMDPKENIPFNFLFRGPPGTGKTTTAKKMGKVFYDMGFLSTAEVVECSATDLIGQYVGQTGPKVQQLLDKALGKVLFVDEAYRLAEGHFAKEAMDELVDSVTKDRYVKKLIIILAGYEKDINRLMSVNSGLTSRFPAVIDFRSLTADECLKLLCKLLEKQRMGLKSRGKDFDLTCLVAATATFRREVIAYFTHLAAQDNWASARDVQSVSRAIFNNMLTDKTGLASGRLVLTEVVITTELRTMLNERASRSNFDAPKIDIQEILRRSQAPPPQGLPHRPATRTTTATEIQQTKVAVEPVVEDKEEEPPTVPEVSTTDPNNKDSWIKRDAGVSDAVWEQLQRDHRAEEEREDEYRQLLEAKEKATEEARERIVARLLAEEARRRKEEAIKEKLKAMGVCPVGYPWIKQDTGYRCAGGSHFIGNVDLGNV, encoded by the exons ATGACTGTGATCTTTTCTCCCAAAGTTCTGCACACCACTCtatccatcctcttcatcccaccTTTGATTGTTGAATCACCCATGGCGTCAACCGACAACTCAGTAAGAGCCAATCGCCTGCGCACGCTCTTTCGAGAGACCGTTGCTGGGACTCGACCTATCAGGACTCCCCAGAGTGCCCAGCTATTCCTCGAGGCCGTTCGAGGTCAAGAGAACCCCAGTGCTTGCATCGAAACTATCGTTGGGAGCACTGCCGGTGTTGACTCTGTCAGGGACTCGGTCCGAGCCGATTTGTCGTTGCGCTTCATGATTGCCAGTACGCTTCCATTCCTGCAGTACCTATCCCATCCTGGCATCAAAGTACTAGCCGACGGGCAGCTGTTGCGGCACGTCCTTTTGGCCATTGCGCAGCCTCCCACCGTATGGAATGCTCTGGTCAAGTTCTTCAAAAACCACGAGATCCCTGATGCCAGTCTCTGCGGCTTCGCTTGGCTGGCTCTTGAGCTTGCGcttctcccacccaccaccaacgtgAATGTGATTGATGATGTGAGGGCCATCTCTGAATCCAAGGGACTCCTCAAGTCAGAGAGCCATGTGACGCGCGAGTATGGCTACCTGATTCAAAAGGTGTTGCGCATTCGGGGCTCGCCTGAGGAAGGTGTTGTCGGGAATGCGGGACCCGGAGGGCGACACGACAATGACCTGGCCGACTTTCGAAGAATTAGCATCTATCCCACGACTGACGAGTTCCTGTCGACTCAGCTCCCGTTCTACCAGACGGCGGTTGATGTGCGCGAGACTGACCTGGAGAAGCGACCGAGTGTGCATCTCGACAACCAGTTTCGCCTGCTGCGAGAGGACATGCTGGCCGAGCTGAGGGAAGACCTGCAGGTGGCCATGGGCAGCAAAAAGGGCGGCAACAATCGGAGGTCGTTCATGCTCGGCCGACTAGATCCAGTGGGAATTGACGTGGGCAACTTGCAGCCGAGGGGAAGAGCCAAGCCGTGTGCCCTTTTGGTCAGGTGCTTTGAAGGGTTGCACTTTCTCGAAAAGATGAAGCCCGAGGAGCGGAAGAAGTACCTCAAGGACGAAACaaatctcctccgccaccaagCATTTGGTGTCCTCTGTCGCGACAAGGAGATCTTTGGCTTTGCTTTTGTCGACCGCGACGTCGACAACCTCGCCAAGTCACCCCCCATCGTTTCACTGCAGTTTACCGACGAAAATGGTCTTCGCAATGCCATCCTCGCTCTCACCCTGCCCAGACGGGAGTTTGTGCAGTTCATCTTGGTCGGCACCCCAGTCTTTGCCTACGAACCCGTTCTGCTGGGCCTCCAACGATCCGCCGACATGCCTCTCATGGACCTGCTGGTCAACCCCGCGCTCATAGCAACATCTGGCTTCAGCATCCCCCCCAAGCTACGGCCTTTGGTGGCCCAGCTTGTCGAGGACAGTAGACATCTCGCCGGCGAGGGCACTGTGGACCTTGACACCCCAACCGGCACCATCTCGATTGACAAGTCCCAGCTGGTGGCCCTCATGACCTCTTTGACCAAGCCTGTGAGTCTCGTGCAAGGCCCTCCAGGTACAGGAAAATCCTTCATCGGCGCTCAGATTGCCCGTTGTTTGCACAAGGCGGGCTTGAGGATTCTCGTTCTCAGCTACACAAATCATGCCCTGGACCAGTTCATGGAGGATCTTCTCGATGTTGGAATTCCTGACACCGCCATGGTCCGTATTGGCTCCAAGGCGAAGTGCACAGATAGGACCAgcgcccttcttctttctgcGCAACAGGGCAGTTATAGACGCAGCCGGGATGGTTGGGCTATTGTCGACGATCTCAGGCAAAAAGCAGCCAAGCTGGCCACGGAACTCCAGAAAATGCTACAGAGTTATTTACACTCACCATTTCGTTGGCAGGAGATTTCAGAATACCTAGAGTTTTCGGATCCGGATGCCCACTTCTTGCAGGCTCTTCAGGTTCCCGAGGGCGAAAATGGGTGGCGGCGGACCGGTCAAAAAGGCAAGGAAATCGAGGAAGACTATCTGTTCAAGCTGTGGATGGCTGGCCAAGGCCCTGGCATCTTCAAGAATAACATCCCCAACATTTCCCGTGGAGTCTGGAAGATGCCTCACCCGATTCGACTGAGCCATATTGAGAGATGGACCAAGGCCATGGCTGAAGAACGACTACACACGTTGCAGGAGGTAGCACGCCAGTATGGAGATCTTCAGCGAGACTTGGAGATCCAGTTCAGTCAGTCTGATAACCAGATCGTGCGTCAAAAAAGCATCATCGGTTGCACCACTACCGGCGCTGCCAAACATATTCGTTTGATCCGTGCTGCTGAACCAGACGTCATTCTGGTGGAAGAGGCCGGAGAGATCCTTGAGAGCCACATTCTGACGGCACTCTCACCCACCGTCAAGCAGCTTGTTCTCATCGGTGATCACAAGCAGCTGCGGCCCAAGATCAACAACTATGCATTATCAGTCGAGAGAGGTGACGGATTCGACCTGAATCGATCTCTTTTTGAGAGGCTGATCCTTCAGGGAGCCAAGCACGCCACACTTCAGAAACAGCACCGCATGATTCCAGAGATTTCCTGCTTCGCCCGCGAGCTCACATACCCTGAGCTTCTCGACGGCCCCAAGACAAGCGGCCGCGAACGCATTCGTGGGTTGCAGAATAGAGTTGTGTTTCTGAGCCACACGAAGCCGGAAGACATCGACAGAGCGGTCAAGGACCGCCGCGACCCGGGTGcgaaagaaagcaaaaagaaccAGTTTGAAGCCGAGATGGTCTTGCGTTGTGTCAAGTATTTCGGACAGCAGGGCTACAGCTCCAACCAGATCGTCGTCTTGACTCCCTATCTGGGTCAGCTGCGTGTTTTGCGAGACGTCTTCTCCAAGAACAAGCATGATCTTGAGATTAGCGAGATGGATAAAGCTGAGTTGATCAGAGCCGGGTTGATCTCAGAGGCCGCCGCCAAGGTTGACAAGAAGCCTGTCCGGATATCGACCATTG ACAACTACCAAGGAGAGGAAAGTGATATCGTAATTGCTTCCCTCACGCGTAGCAACAGCGCTGGTGATGTCGGTTTCATGTCTGCCCCGGAGAGACTCAACGTTCTGATCACACGAGCCCGCAACTGCCTTGTTCTTATCGGAAACATGGACACCTTCAAGCAGAGCAAAAAGGGTAGAGCGGCCTGGGCTCCTTTTTTTGAGCTTCTGAACAAGAACGGCAATCTTTACGACGGACTTCCAGTCCAGTGCGAAAAGCACCCATCGACTCTGGCATTGTTGAAGGAGCCTGTTGATTTTGACAAGTATTGCCCCGACGGGGGGTGCACTGAGCTTTG TGATACACTCCTCAAATGTGGCGTTCACAAATGTCGATCTCGCTGCCACCGCGTTGACGACCACTCCAGGACGGAGTGCAATCAACTCATCAGCCGAGTTTGCGCCAGACAGCACAAGGTGAAAGTGCGATGTGGGAGGCAGAATGAGGGATGTGCCAACTG CATCAAAGAGGATAAAGAGATGAAACGCAAGGCCAAGAGAGATTTGAAGCTGGAGGAAGAACGCAGAGCACGCGAGGAGGAGTACGCACGCACCCTGAAAGAGATCCAAGACGAAATTGAACATCAGAGGCGCGTCAACAAGTACCACGCCGAGGAAAGGAACCGGAGCGAGACCATTGAACAGCAAAAGGCAGACCTCGAAGCGTTGAAAGAGGCCGAAATCAAGCTCCGTCAACAGAACAAGCAACGTGCAGAGGCGCAAGCCCGATCAAAGGATACAGCCACTTCCAAGAGCACCAAGAAAACGTCAGCCAAGTCTTCCGAGGAGTGGACAAGTGAGTCAAAGGCAGAATGGGAATTCCTGAAGCAGTCGGAGCCAGGGACTTACAGCAAGGCACTTGATGAGCTGATGGCCATGATCGGGCTGGAGGATGTCAAGCAAGAATTTTTGAACATCAAGTCAAAGGTTGATACGGCCTTGCGGCAAGATGTATCACTGGCCAAGGAGAGATTCAGCTGCTCCATGCTGGGGAACCCCGGAACTG GAAAAACCACTGTGGCCCGTCTGTACGCAGAGTTTCTGACGGAGCTTTGCGTCATTCCGGGCAACTGTTTCGAGGACAAGACCGGTGCAGGCCTGGCGAACATTGGTGTTTCTGGTTGTACCAAGCTGATTGATGGAATCCTCAacgccggcggcggtgttcTTTTCATTGACGAGGCATACCAACTCACGTCCGGCAACAATCCTGGTGGCGCCGCTGTTCTCGACTACCTTCTGGCTGAAGTCGAGAACCAGAGAGGCAAGATTGTCTTTGTCCTGGCTGGTTACAGCAAGCAGATGGAGAGCTTCTTTGCACACAACCCTGGACTGCCAAGCCGATTCCCAGTCGATATGACTTTTGCCGATTACACCGATGATGAACTTTTGAGAATACTCGAGCTCAAGATCAACCACAAATACAACGGTGCGATGGACTGCGCCGATGGCCTACGTGGGCTCTACTGTCGGATTGTGAGCCGGCGTATCGGGCGAGGACGGGGTAAGGAAGGATTCGGCAATGCGCGCGCTGTTGAAAACGTGCTGGATATCATCTCGAGGCGCCAAGCCAATCGTTTACGACGTGAGAGGAAAAAGGGTGCCAAACCAAACGACCTTTTCTTCATTAAAGAAGACCTTATCGGTCCGGAGCCTGCGGAGGCTTTGACCAATTGCGCCGCCTGGAAAGAGCTTCAAGGGTTGATTGGCCTTCAGTCTGTCAAGGATGCTGTTCGCTCGCTTGTCGACAGTATTCAACAGAACTATGTGCGAGAactggaggagaagccacCTATCGAATACTCTCTCAACAAGGTTTTTATGGGAAATCCTGGCACGGGCAAGACGACTGTGGCGAAGTTGTACGGGGCTATTTTGGTGAAACTCGGTTTGCTCTCCAAAGGCGAAG TTGTGGTAAAGAACCCGTCAGACTTTGTTGGAGGTGCTCTGGGCCAATCAGAACAGCAGACCAAGGGAATTTTGGCGGCAACTGTTGGAAAGGTCTTGGTCATTGACGAAGCCTATGGTCTttacggaggaggaggcagccaAGGCTCAATCTCGGACCCCTACAAAACCGCTGTCATCGATACCATTGTGGCTGAGGTGCAGAGCGTCCCCGGCGATGACCGCTGCGTCCTGCTTCTGGGCTACAAGGATCAGATGGAGACAATGTTCCAGAACGTTAACCCTGGACTGAGCCGGCGGTTCCCCATTGCTTCTGGGTTCAACTTTGAGGACTTCTCGGACGAAGACGTTCGTAAAATCTTTGacctcaagctcaagaaggcgGCATACCAAGCCACTCCCCAagccgttgctgttgccatGGAGATGATCAAGAGGGCTCGCAATCGACCCAACTTTGGAAATGCTGGCGAAATCGACATCCTGCTCGATGCAGCCAAGGCTCGCCACCAAAGACGTCTCAGCAAAGGCCAAGCGAAATCGGATAGTCTCTTCGAGGCCGTGGACTTTGATGAGAATTTCGACCGTGCAGACAAGTCGACTGCCAGCGTAAGGCAGTTATTTGAGGGTACGGTTGGGTGTGAGGAGACTGTGAAGCTTCTCGAGGGATACCAGGAAACAGTCCGCACGCTCAAGTCGCTTGATATGGACCCCAAGGAGAACATCCCATTCAACTTTCTCTTCCGAGGTCCACCTGGCACTGGCAAAACGACGACCGCGAAGAAGATGGGCAAGGTATTTTACGACATGGGATTCCTGTCAACTGCAGAAGTAGTGGAGTGCTCTGCTACTGACCTCATCGGACAATATGTCGGCCAGACGGGACCCAAGGTGCAACAACTCTTGGACAAGGCTCTTGGGAAGGTGCTGTTTGTGGATGAGGCGTATCGTCTAGCCGAGGGACATTTTGCCAAGGAAGCCATGGACGAATTGGTGGATTCCGTCACCAAGGACCGCTACGTCAAGAAGCTGATCATCATCCTGGCGGGCTACGAAAAGGACATCAACCGCTTGATGTCCGTCAACTCGGGCCTCACCTCGCGCTTCCCAGCTGTGATTGATTTCCGATCGCTGACCGCCGATGAGTGTCTGAAACTTCTCTGCAAATTGCTCGAAAAGCAAAGGATGGGGCTCAAGAGCAGAGGCAAGGATTTTGATCTCACATGCCTTGTTGCAGCAACGGCTACCTTCAGGCGGGAGGTCATCGCCTACTTTACCCACCTCGCCGCCCAAGACAACTGGGCCAGCGCGCGCGATGTTCAGAGTGTGTCCAGGGCCATTTTCAACAATATGTTGACAGACAAGACCGGGCTTGCCAGTGGCCGTCTGGTGCTGACCGAGGTCGTCATAACTACCGAGCTGCGGACCATGCTGAATGAGCGGGCTTCTCGAAGCAACTTTGATGCGCCAAAGATCGACATCCAGGAGATACTCCGTCGATCGCAAGCCCCGCCGCCGCAGGGACTTCCCCATCGACCGGCTACGCGtaccaccactgccacgGAGATTCAGCAGACAAAGGTTGCAGTAGAGCCGGTTGTTGAggacaaagaagaagagccaCCCACTGTTCCCGAGGTCAGCACAACGGACCCAAACAACAAAGACTCTTGGATCAAGCGAGACGCAGGTGTCAGTGATGCGGTCTGGGAACAGCTTCAGCGGGATCAtcgggcggaggaggagcgtgAGGACGAATACAGGCAGCTGttggaggccaaggagaaaGCGActgaggaggcgagggagaggattgtGGCCAGGTTGTTGGCGGAGGAAGCtagaagaaggaaggaggaggcaaTCAAGGAAAAGTTGAAGGCCATGGGCGTTTGCCCTGTTGGGTACCCGTGGATTAAGCAAGATACGGGGTACAGGTGTGCCGGAGGGTCGCACTTTATTGGGAATGTTGATTTGGGAAACGTGTGA